One window from the genome of Esox lucius isolate fEsoLuc1 chromosome 23, fEsoLuc1.pri, whole genome shotgun sequence encodes:
- the optn gene encoding optineurin isoform X1: protein MASSSPMVNGDISRGPGSQPGHTTDTLEETLQQMNSLIQENRDLKEALRQTNIAMKERFEGLSVWKEKQREERDFLQGRLEEARSRMEALSTHNQELSRRMEELQGGGADGKGQAQAPNQNAELEALRAQVVRLQAEKSDLVAMNSELQLKTGQGSEDDSFIEIRIAREETGNDLRHDLRDPRYDMTASRQESEELTVSQLLQSLRKETQRVERLQIDLQAARARITELEEKETISENSTQTSLEVVSPALDTTAHGSKTEPEENQQNSGKDDKVDKQTGRAASEVENLKAQMMTLFKELQQAQSKLDEADGMKKNLQDRCRDVEQEVGTLRAQLVEKQAVQSENDRLKLQLESIQAQILLEQRKAGEDRTNLSQLKEAYTKLFEDYNELKQESKKREPLVTKEEVGDLQTRLDAAEKALAAKQQQIDAMKQEIYQKEEELETISVFQAQAEVYSSDFYAERAAREKIHEEKERLSAQLEFVKKQNTQLQDELESLGRQSLSDMQRRHVSHGGNPQGGDSPHNMQGARGGDARDWQQQGNIPEHACPKCSEILPDLDSLQIHIMDCII, encoded by the exons ATGGCGTCCAGCTCCCCCATGGTGAATGGGGACATTTCACGGGGTCCTGGCTCCCAACCCGGCCACACAACTGACACCCTGGAGGAAACACTGCAGCAGATGAACAGTCTCATCCAGGAGAACAGAGACCTGAAAG AGGCTCTGAGGCAGACCAACATAGCGATGAAGGAGCGCTTTGAGGGACTGTCTGTGTGGaaggagaagcagagagaggagagggacttTCTCCAGGGGAGGTTGGAGGAGGCCCGCAGCCGCATGGAGGCCCTTTCCACACACAACCAGGAGCTCAGCAGGAGGATGGAGGAGCTGCAAGGAGGAGGAGCTGATGGGAAGGGCCAG GCCCAGGCACCCAATCAGAATGCGGAACTGGAGGCGCTGCGTGCTCAGGTGGTGCGCCTGCAGGCAGAGAAAAGTGACCTGGTGGCCATGAACTCGGAACTCCAGCTCAAgacaggtcaggggtcagaggaTGACTCCTTCATAGAGATCAGGATCGCT AGAGAGGAAACTGGCAATGACCTGCGTCATGATCTGAGGGACCCCAGGTATGACATGACGGCATCGCGACAGGAGTCTGAGGAACTGACGGTGAGCCAGCTGCTCCAGTCCCTGAGGAAGGAGACCCAGAGGGTGGAGAGACTCCAAATTGATCTCCAGGCTGCCAGAGCAAG AATTACAGAGCTGGAAGAAAAGGAAACCATCTCGGAGAACAGCACACAGACATCTCTAGAGGTTGTGTCCCCAGCActagataccacagcacatgGCTCTAAAACAGAACCAGAGGAGAACCAGCAGAACTCTGGGAAAGACGACAAGGTAGATAAACAGACGGGCCGG GCTGCATCAGAAGTGGAGAATCTCAAGGCTCAGATGATGACATTGTTTAAAGAGCTGCAGCAGGCACAGAGCAAACTAGATGAGGCAGATGGCATGAAGAAGAACCTGCAGGACAG ATGCAGGGATGTGGAGCAGGAGGTGGGAACTCTACGGGCCCAGCTGGTTGAGAAGCAGGCGGTACAGAGTGAGAACGACAGACTGAAGCTACAACTGGAAAGCATCCAGGCCCAGATCTTGCTAGAGCAGAGGAAGGCTGGAGAGGATAG GACAAACCTGTCCCAGCTGAAGGAAGCCTACACCAAGCTGTTTGAGGACTACAACGAGTTAAAGCAAGAGAGCAAGAAGAGAGAG CCACTGGTCACTAAGGAGGAAGTGGGAGACCTGCAAACAAGACTGGATGCAGCAGAAAAGGCGCTGGCGGCTAAACAACAGCAGATAGATGCCATGAAGCAGGAGATCTACCAGAAGGAGGAAGAGCTAGAGACCATCTCTGTGTTTCAGGCCCAG GCAGAAGTTTATTCCTCTGACTTCTATGCTGAGCGAGCAGCTCGGGAAAAGATCCACGAGGAGAAGGAACGCCTGTCTGCCCAGCTGGAGTTTGTCAAGAAGCAGAACACACAGCTACAGGATGAGCTTGAGTCACTTGGCAG acaATCTCTGAGTGACATGCAGAGGAGACATGTGTCACACGGAGGCAATCCACAAGGGGGCGACAGTCCACATAACATGCAGGGAGCCAGAG GTGGTGATGCCAGGGACTGGCAGCAGCAGGGGAATATTCCGGAGCATGCCTGCCCCAAGTGTAGTGAGATCTTACCAGATCTGGACAGCCTGCAGATTCACATAATGGACTGCATCATCTGA
- the optn gene encoding optineurin isoform X2, with product MASSSPMVNGDISRGPGSQPGHTTDTLEETLQQMNSLIQENRDLKEALRQTNIAMKERFEGLSVWKEKQREERDFLQGRLEEARSRMEALSTHNQELSRRMEELQGGGADGKGQAQAPNQNAELEALRAQVVRLQAEKSDLVAMNSELQLKTGQGSEDDSFIEIRIAREETGNDLRHDLRDPRYDMTASRQESEELTVSQLLQSLRKETQRVERLQIDLQAARARITELEEKETISENSTQTSLEVVSPALDTTAHGSKTEPEENQQNSGKDDKAASEVENLKAQMMTLFKELQQAQSKLDEADGMKKNLQDRCRDVEQEVGTLRAQLVEKQAVQSENDRLKLQLESIQAQILLEQRKAGEDRTNLSQLKEAYTKLFEDYNELKQESKKREPLVTKEEVGDLQTRLDAAEKALAAKQQQIDAMKQEIYQKEEELETISVFQAQAEVYSSDFYAERAAREKIHEEKERLSAQLEFVKKQNTQLQDELESLGRQSLSDMQRRHVSHGGNPQGGDSPHNMQGARGGDARDWQQQGNIPEHACPKCSEILPDLDSLQIHIMDCII from the exons ATGGCGTCCAGCTCCCCCATGGTGAATGGGGACATTTCACGGGGTCCTGGCTCCCAACCCGGCCACACAACTGACACCCTGGAGGAAACACTGCAGCAGATGAACAGTCTCATCCAGGAGAACAGAGACCTGAAAG AGGCTCTGAGGCAGACCAACATAGCGATGAAGGAGCGCTTTGAGGGACTGTCTGTGTGGaaggagaagcagagagaggagagggacttTCTCCAGGGGAGGTTGGAGGAGGCCCGCAGCCGCATGGAGGCCCTTTCCACACACAACCAGGAGCTCAGCAGGAGGATGGAGGAGCTGCAAGGAGGAGGAGCTGATGGGAAGGGCCAG GCCCAGGCACCCAATCAGAATGCGGAACTGGAGGCGCTGCGTGCTCAGGTGGTGCGCCTGCAGGCAGAGAAAAGTGACCTGGTGGCCATGAACTCGGAACTCCAGCTCAAgacaggtcaggggtcagaggaTGACTCCTTCATAGAGATCAGGATCGCT AGAGAGGAAACTGGCAATGACCTGCGTCATGATCTGAGGGACCCCAGGTATGACATGACGGCATCGCGACAGGAGTCTGAGGAACTGACGGTGAGCCAGCTGCTCCAGTCCCTGAGGAAGGAGACCCAGAGGGTGGAGAGACTCCAAATTGATCTCCAGGCTGCCAGAGCAAG AATTACAGAGCTGGAAGAAAAGGAAACCATCTCGGAGAACAGCACACAGACATCTCTAGAGGTTGTGTCCCCAGCActagataccacagcacatgGCTCTAAAACAGAACCAGAGGAGAACCAGCAGAACTCTGGGAAAGACGACAAG GCTGCATCAGAAGTGGAGAATCTCAAGGCTCAGATGATGACATTGTTTAAAGAGCTGCAGCAGGCACAGAGCAAACTAGATGAGGCAGATGGCATGAAGAAGAACCTGCAGGACAG ATGCAGGGATGTGGAGCAGGAGGTGGGAACTCTACGGGCCCAGCTGGTTGAGAAGCAGGCGGTACAGAGTGAGAACGACAGACTGAAGCTACAACTGGAAAGCATCCAGGCCCAGATCTTGCTAGAGCAGAGGAAGGCTGGAGAGGATAG GACAAACCTGTCCCAGCTGAAGGAAGCCTACACCAAGCTGTTTGAGGACTACAACGAGTTAAAGCAAGAGAGCAAGAAGAGAGAG CCACTGGTCACTAAGGAGGAAGTGGGAGACCTGCAAACAAGACTGGATGCAGCAGAAAAGGCGCTGGCGGCTAAACAACAGCAGATAGATGCCATGAAGCAGGAGATCTACCAGAAGGAGGAAGAGCTAGAGACCATCTCTGTGTTTCAGGCCCAG GCAGAAGTTTATTCCTCTGACTTCTATGCTGAGCGAGCAGCTCGGGAAAAGATCCACGAGGAGAAGGAACGCCTGTCTGCCCAGCTGGAGTTTGTCAAGAAGCAGAACACACAGCTACAGGATGAGCTTGAGTCACTTGGCAG acaATCTCTGAGTGACATGCAGAGGAGACATGTGTCACACGGAGGCAATCCACAAGGGGGCGACAGTCCACATAACATGCAGGGAGCCAGAG GTGGTGATGCCAGGGACTGGCAGCAGCAGGGGAATATTCCGGAGCATGCCTGCCCCAAGTGTAGTGAGATCTTACCAGATCTGGACAGCCTGCAGATTCACATAATGGACTGCATCATCTGA
- the optn gene encoding optineurin isoform X3 codes for MASSSPMVNGDISRGPGSQPGHTTDTLEETLQQMNSLIQENRDLKEALRQTNIAMKERFEGLSVWKEKQREERDFLQGRLEEARSRMEALSTHNQELSRRMEELQGGGADGKGQAQAPNQNAELEALRAQVVRLQAEKSDLVAMNSELQLKTGQGSEDDSFIEIRIAREETGNDLRHDLRDPRYDMTASRQESEELTVSQLLQSLRKETQRVERLQIDLQAARARITELEEKETISENSTQTSLEVVSPALDTTAHGSKTEPEENQQNSGKDDKVDKQTGRAASEVENLKAQMMTLFKELQQAQSKLDEADGMKKNLQDRCRDVEQEVGTLRAQLVEKQAVQSENDRLKLQLESIQAQILLEQRKAGEDRTNLSQLKEAYTKLFEDYNELKQESKKREPLVTKEEVGDLQTRLDAAEKALAAKQQQIDAMKQEIYQKEEELETISVFQAQAEVYSSDFYAERAAREKIHEEKERLSAQLEFVKKQNTQLQDELESLGRW; via the exons ATGGCGTCCAGCTCCCCCATGGTGAATGGGGACATTTCACGGGGTCCTGGCTCCCAACCCGGCCACACAACTGACACCCTGGAGGAAACACTGCAGCAGATGAACAGTCTCATCCAGGAGAACAGAGACCTGAAAG AGGCTCTGAGGCAGACCAACATAGCGATGAAGGAGCGCTTTGAGGGACTGTCTGTGTGGaaggagaagcagagagaggagagggacttTCTCCAGGGGAGGTTGGAGGAGGCCCGCAGCCGCATGGAGGCCCTTTCCACACACAACCAGGAGCTCAGCAGGAGGATGGAGGAGCTGCAAGGAGGAGGAGCTGATGGGAAGGGCCAG GCCCAGGCACCCAATCAGAATGCGGAACTGGAGGCGCTGCGTGCTCAGGTGGTGCGCCTGCAGGCAGAGAAAAGTGACCTGGTGGCCATGAACTCGGAACTCCAGCTCAAgacaggtcaggggtcagaggaTGACTCCTTCATAGAGATCAGGATCGCT AGAGAGGAAACTGGCAATGACCTGCGTCATGATCTGAGGGACCCCAGGTATGACATGACGGCATCGCGACAGGAGTCTGAGGAACTGACGGTGAGCCAGCTGCTCCAGTCCCTGAGGAAGGAGACCCAGAGGGTGGAGAGACTCCAAATTGATCTCCAGGCTGCCAGAGCAAG AATTACAGAGCTGGAAGAAAAGGAAACCATCTCGGAGAACAGCACACAGACATCTCTAGAGGTTGTGTCCCCAGCActagataccacagcacatgGCTCTAAAACAGAACCAGAGGAGAACCAGCAGAACTCTGGGAAAGACGACAAGGTAGATAAACAGACGGGCCGG GCTGCATCAGAAGTGGAGAATCTCAAGGCTCAGATGATGACATTGTTTAAAGAGCTGCAGCAGGCACAGAGCAAACTAGATGAGGCAGATGGCATGAAGAAGAACCTGCAGGACAG ATGCAGGGATGTGGAGCAGGAGGTGGGAACTCTACGGGCCCAGCTGGTTGAGAAGCAGGCGGTACAGAGTGAGAACGACAGACTGAAGCTACAACTGGAAAGCATCCAGGCCCAGATCTTGCTAGAGCAGAGGAAGGCTGGAGAGGATAG GACAAACCTGTCCCAGCTGAAGGAAGCCTACACCAAGCTGTTTGAGGACTACAACGAGTTAAAGCAAGAGAGCAAGAAGAGAGAG CCACTGGTCACTAAGGAGGAAGTGGGAGACCTGCAAACAAGACTGGATGCAGCAGAAAAGGCGCTGGCGGCTAAACAACAGCAGATAGATGCCATGAAGCAGGAGATCTACCAGAAGGAGGAAGAGCTAGAGACCATCTCTGTGTTTCAGGCCCAG GCAGAAGTTTATTCCTCTGACTTCTATGCTGAGCGAGCAGCTCGGGAAAAGATCCACGAGGAGAAGGAACGCCTGTCTGCCCAGCTGGAGTTTGTCAAGAAGCAGAACACACAGCTACAGGATGAGCTTGAGTCACTTGGCAG GTGGTGA